The Ahaetulla prasina isolate Xishuangbanna chromosome 4, ASM2864084v1, whole genome shotgun sequence genome has a window encoding:
- the LENG1 gene encoding leukocyte receptor cluster member 1, with translation MNILPKKSWHVRNKDNVARVRRDEAEAELQRQKREARVLLAEQEARTEFLRKKARLSDAGGDKSGSDLISLDSEKPSGHLNLFQGLQESGNKEYEEEKKQEKERKEKALGILTYLGQSAAESQTSVPWYQELPDRSKTNAKDEKLKGSLDPLAEMGKHLYKKKCSHKKEQKKEKGKPKHNESKGNLALRPPSSSPSCSLEQLRQERLQRERSERARTESLLAQKSGMGPCQEEEEEMDERKRGYNSQFNPQLAKQRAVKDSQIKWV, from the exons ATGAATATCCTTCCCAAGAAGTCGTGGCACGTCCGCAACAAAGACAATGTGGCTCGCGTACGACGGGACGAAGCAGAGGCTGAACTTCAGCGGCAAAAGAGGGAGGCCCGAGTCCTCCTAGCTGAACAGGAG GCCAGGACTGAATTCTTACGGAAGAAAGCACGTCTATCAGATGCAGGAGGTGATAAGAGTGGTTCAGACCTTATTTCTTTGGATTCAGAAAAGCCCTCAGGACATCTTAACCTTTTTCAGGGGTTGCAAGAGAGCGGCAACAAAGAatatgaagaagagaagaagcagGAAAAG GAGCGAAAGGAAAAAGCTCTAGGAATCCTGACTTACTTGGGACAAAGTGCAGCGGAGTCTCAGACATCCGTTCCTTGGTACCAGGAGCTGCCAGATCGTAGCAAAACCAACGCCAAGGATGAGAAACTTAAGGGAAGCCTGGACCCCCTGGCTGAGATGGGGAAACATTTATACAAAAAGAAGTGCTCTcataaaaaggaacaaaagaaagaaaaaggaaaaccgAAACACAACGAAAGCAAAGGAAACCTAGCACTTAG GCCTCCATCTTCTTCGCCATCATGCTCTCTGGAACAGCTCCGCCAGGAAAGGTTGCAGAGGGAAAGGTCAGAACGAGCTCGAACTGAATCTCTTCTTGCCCAGAAATCTGGAATGGGTCCATgccaggaggaagaagaggaaatggaTGAAAGGAAACGTGGCTACAACTCACAGTTCAACCCCCAGCTGGCAAAACAGAGAGCAGTGAAAGACAGTCAAATTAAGTGGGTATAA
- the TMC4 gene encoding transmembrane channel-like protein 4: protein MEEDFRESSLRSREVETGFDGGQQVSPSLYLQLPSNQTLRFRGKKAAAWEAAWEGASNPIEDPHGLVPEVLLEEGEDSRLLKEMPLCLEEKRKLRMLQKQAVKQLSGWQLWRIEKSKTLRHLQSQASTAISSAKLWRGTLHHIEGHFGTGIQSYFNFLRFLILMNFVASLLVVGFVIAPNAAFEALKLNWTSQANSSSVNELCQKYSPIPQGLVSYFSYIMDLLSGKGFIEQTYLFYGYYPNMAVSFVNFAYDIPLAYLLTTLFYLLFCLAWIVRRSVLCLKQSLVSEDTSLASYSNKIFAGWDFSLMQDKMVQLKHKSIRYELRMDLEEASFRKHQAELTTSQRIGLYVLRSLVNILVLVLLGVSFYCIYLAVSYSQEMMGKMDTPDKSQFLLELLVAYLPSAVITAANLLVPMIFQFLVPLEKYPLSFQIKITLLRNVVLRFASLIVVLVTLWGQITCNGDPQNSKCRNCGYNNHLHPCWETSVGQEMYKLMIFDMVITLLVILLVEFPRKMLVTYWPSCLLLKWWGEQEFMVPDNILNLVYGQTLCWTGALFCPLLPVLNTIKYIAVFYMQKLTLYANCRPAERTFRASSSNSFFLLILLLGLTISGVPALYSIFVLPPSKACGPFRDQTTMWNVVTQAVSELPAGAQGFLRFMGSVAFSAPLFLLLSVFMFYLKALADSYSSRIKGLKGQLRLEGQDKFFLVKRISELSQ, encoded by the exons GGTTTGATGGGGGCCAGCAGGTCTCCCCATCTCTCTATCTCCAGCTACCAAGCAATCAGACGCTACGTTTTCGTGGTAAAAAAGCCGCAGCTTGGGAAGCGGCATGGGAGGGGGCATCGAACCCCATAGAGGATCCCCATGGATTGGTCCCAGAAGTGTTGCtagaagaaggggaagacagCCGGCTTCTGAAGGAGATGCCTCTCTGCCTGGAGGAGAAACGCAAGCTCAG AATGCTACAGAAGCAGGCAGTCAAGCAGCTCAGCGGTTGGCAACTTTGGCGCATAGAGAAGTCGAAAACGCTGCGCCATCTCCAGAGTCAAGCAAGCACAGCCATCTCCTCAGCTAAGTTGTGGCGAGGCACTCTGCACCACATCGAAG gccattttGGAACAGGGATCCAATCCTATTTCAACTTTTTGCGTTTCTTGATCCTGATGAATTTTGTGGCTTCCTTGCTGGTGGTAGGATTCGTGATTGCTCCAAACGCTGCCTTTGAAGCTCTAAAACTCAACTGGACAAGTCAAGCAAATAGTAGTTCGG TGAATGAACTATGTCAAAAATACAGTCCCATCCCTCAAGGCTTGGTCAGCTACTTTTCCTATATTATGGATCTTCTGTCAGGCAAG GGATTCATAGAACAAACCTACCTGTTCTATGGCTATTATCCAAATATGGCTGTCAGCTTTGTCAACTTTGCCTATGACATTCCTCTTGCTTATCTCCTCACAACGCTCTTCTACCTGCTGTTCTGCCTGGCCTGGATTGTTCGGAG GTCAGTCCTCTGTCTCAAACAAAGCCTGGTTAGCGAAGACACATCCCTTGCATCCTACAGCAACAAAATCTTTGCTGGGTGGGATTTCAGCCTGATGCAAGATAAGATGGTGCAGTTAAAACACAAAAGCATCCGCTACGAGCTACGG ATGGACCTGGAAGAAGCCAGTTTCCGAAAGCACCAGGCAGAATTGACCACATCTCAGCGAATTGGCCTTTATGTCCTGCGAAGTCTGGTCAATATCTTGGTTTTAGTGCTTTTGGGAGTCTCCTTTTACTGTATCTACCTGGCCGTGAGCTATTCCCAGGAGATGATGGGAAAA ATGGACACTCCTGACAAAAGTCAGTTCTTGCTGGAACTGCTGGTGGCTTATCTCCCCTCCGCTGTCATCACGGCTGCCAACCTCCTTGTCCCGATGATCTTTCAGTTCCTTGTGCCTCTCGAGAAATACCCACTCAGTTTTCAAATCAAAATCACACTTCTGAG GAATGTTGTCCTGCGTTTTGCTAGCCTAATTGTGGTCCTTGTTACACTCTGGGGGCAGATCACCTGTAATGGGGACCCGCAGAACTCCAAGTGCCGCAACTGTGGTTATAATAATCATCTTCATCCG TGCTGGGAGACTTCGGTGGGGCAGGAAATGTACAAGCTGATGATCTTTGACATGGTGATCACACTGCTTGTGATATTGTTGGTGGAGTTTCCCAGAAA gATGCTGGTGACTTACTGGCCTTCCTGCCTCTTGCTCAAATGGTGGGGAGAACAGGAGTTCATGGTTCCTGACAACATTTTGAACCTGGTATACGGGCAAACCTTGTGCTGGACTGGAGCCCTTTTTTGCCCTCTTCTGCCAGTGCTCAACACCATCAAATACATTGCAGTCTTCTACATGCAAAAG CTTACCCTTTATGCCAACTGCCGTCCAGCCGAACGCACTTTTCGTGCTTCAAGCTCcaactcttttttccttttaattctgCTCCTGGGACTCACGATATCTGGTGTTCCAGCCCTATATAGCATCTTCGT TCTGCCTCCTTCAAAAGCATGTGGCCCGTTCCGTGATCAAACCACCATGTGGAATGTGGTCACCCAGGCTGTGTCAGAGTTACCTGCTGGTGCCCAAGGCTTCTTGAGATTTATGGGCTCAGTCGCCTTTTCTGCACCCTTGTTTCTGCTTCTGAG TGTCTTCATGTTCTACCTCAAGGCCCTGGCCGACTCATACAGTTCCAGGATCAAAGGTCTCAAAGGGCAGCTCCGTCTG gAGGGTCAGGACAAGTTCTTCCTCGTAAAACGGATTTCAGAATTGAGccagtga